The sequence acacacacacacacacacacacacacacacacacacacacacacatacacacacacacacacatacacacacacacacacacacacacacacacaacacaccacatatatatatatatatatatatatatatatatatatatatatatatgtgtgtgtgtgtgtgtgtgtgtgtgtgtgtgggtgtgtgtgtgtgtgtgtgtgtatgtatgtatatgtatatatatatatatatatatatatatatatatatatatatatataatatatataatatataatatatatgaatatatatatatgtatatatatatatatatatatatatatatatatatattatattatatatgtatatgtatgtatatatatatatatatatatatatatatatgtatatgtatatatggggccgcggtgaccgaatggttagagcgtcggactcaagactgtcacgacggcaatctgagttcgagggttcgagtcaccgaccgccgcgttgtttcccttaggcaaggaacttcacctcgattgcctgcctagccactgggggaccaagtcaacccaagtcagtgccgggtaaatagagatggtgactcgggaaaaaaaaaaaaaaaaaaaaaaaacaccgggcggaaggcaatggcaaaaccaccgctctaaattgccaagaaaaatcatggaagcacatgatcgtcaaggccgcggtgttcgaatggttagagcgtcggactcaagactgtcacgacggcaatctgaattcgagggttcgagtcaccgaccgccgcgttgttcccttgattgcctacctagccactgggtggccaagccagctcaagtcagtgtggtccaagccgggataaaataaGAGGATATACTAAAGTCCGCATCCGTGAAAGGAATGGACCCTACCAGTATCACCCAGAGATACAACGTAAagaatgagtatcatgctgtaccacggctaTATATACCTTAATctgatatttatatcatatatagtatattatattatatattatatatatctaatctctatctatatatatatatatatatatatatgtatatgtcatatatatatatataatacacacacactacatactctAACATAATACattcagacaacacacacacagcacacaccacacacacacacccacaacatatacacacaacatcataactatcacacatacatacacaaatcaaacaactacatacacataacacatacataatccATACAATATCAAACACNNNNNNNNNNNNNNNNNNNNNNNNNNNNNNNNNNNNNNNNNNNNNNNNNNNNNNNNNNNNNNNNNNNNNNNNNNNNNNNNNNNNNNNNNNNNNNNNNNNNattaaaataatatatttttatatatatataatatattttaaaaaataaaagaaaaaaaaaaaaaaaaaaaaaaaacaataaatattatatatatatatattttataatattaattcttatatatatatatatatatatatattatataatataatatacatatatatatatattatatatatatatatatatatatatatatattattgtatattttatgtatatattattattatattatattttaattatatatatattactatataatatatataaagtatatattaatatatacatttatatatatatatattatgtatatgtatatgtatatatatactatataaaatttaattttaaaatatttattatatatataatgatatatttatattattttttatatttattatatatgtatatatatatataatatatgtatatgtatatatatatatatatataatatatattatagatatatataaaatttatattaatatatttatttgtgttgtggggtgtgtgggtgtgtgtgtgtgtgtggggtgtgcgtgtatgttgtatatatatcatatatatattatatatatattatatatatatatatataattataatatatattttataaaatatgtatgtatatataagtaataaaatatatataaaatacatattataatatatattatattatatatatatatatatatatttttaaatattatatatatatatatatagtattttaaataatatatatatatatatatagatttatattattatatagtattatatatagatatatatatatatataatatacatatacatataaatatatatatatatatatatataaaataatatatatataatatgtatatgtatatgtatagatatatattttaatatatatatatatataatataatatataagatatatattatatatatatatataatatatatatatgtgtgtgtggtgtgtgtgtgtgtgtgtgtgtgtgtgtgtcgtgatgttgtagttatatatatatatattatatatgtataatatgatatgtatatagtttataatatataatatatataatatatatatatatatatatatatatatatatatatatatatatatatatatatgtatatatatgtatatgaatatatatatagtatatatatattatatatatagatatatatatatatatatatatatatatatgtatatatatgtatagtatatatatatatatatatatatatatatatatatatatatatagtatatgttttatatatatattatatatatatatatatatatatatatatatagtatatatatatatgtgtgtgtgtgtgtgtgtgtgtgtgtgtgtgtgtgtatacagatatatatatatatatatatatatatatatatatatatatatatatatatatatatatattatcattatcattatcattattattaccattgttatcattatccttatcatcatcatcactattattatttgcattattattattatcattatcattattactatcacacacacacacacacacacacacacacacacacacacacacacacacaacacacatacacacacacgcacgcacacgcacgaacacacacacacacagacacacacacacacacgtacatgtggaGTTGCTATCAACAGCGTAGTAACCTGACCTGTCCAGTGCTTAAATTCCTAACCACATGCGCCACTATGGTTATCTATAAAGCATCAAGAGTCCACAGTTTACCGCACGCTATATACAGGCAAACAAACTGCATAGATGTCTGGGATCTCTAATAAATACAATTTTTGAAAGGCCCAGAGACTGTGTTGTATCTTCAAAGGATGACATTTAGCTTCGGTGTTCCCCATCGATGATATATGTACATCCCATGTGATCAGAGACTGCATGGCGAGATAATTATAGAACCGCATCACTAACTGCGTAGGATAATTCATCACTTGGTGGTCTCTGGTGTGAGATGAAGCAGTCGCAGGCAGGCCTTGAACAGAGTCAGGCAAGCAAGCACTCCTTTCTCGTCTTGGATCTACAGTACAAAGTTAGTTGTTTTTGTGCTTATTATTATGGTCTttggtagtggtaataatagtagtaattgtaatagtaattgtaatagtagcagtagcaatagcagctgTAGCAATagcagctgtagtagtagtagtagtagtaatagtagcagtagtagcaatagtagtagcagtagcagtagtagcgatagcagtagtagtagaagtattagtactagtagcaacagtagtataatagtagtatCAGAATGTTTTTAGCAAgagtattagtaacagtaatagcagcATAAGTAGCAATAggagtgatagtagtagtattaataagagcagaagtagtagtagtagcagtagtaacataatagtagtagaaatagtaacaatagtagcaaAATTAGTAGCAGctgcagtaatagtagtaaatgtAGTAAAAAGTAGTAATAGCaacagtggtagtaatagtagtagcaatagtaacaatagtagaaacagtagtagtaacagtagcaatactaataataattgtagtagcagcagtagtaatattagtagtaatgataattacagcagaagtagcagtagcagtaatagcagtagaaatggtagtagaaatagtagcagtagtaatagtagtagcaatagtagtagcagtaataatagtagtagcaatagtagtagcagtagtaccaagagtagtagtgatagtggtattagtagtagcagtaatagcagtaagCTATAATGGTCTCTGATTTGAGCTACAAGAGAACCACAATATTATCTgtcaggtccagaggaaaactcagtatctgtttagcTGCTTTATTGTCAGCAATAGACACATAGTTTAAGGCGTTCCTGGTTGGTAGCATCGTGGCAGAGACGAGGTCAGCTTCTACAGGCGAAGGGAGGAATGTACGCGCGGGTCAAGGACAGGACGCAGTCTGACCTCTCAAGTCATCCTCACTTGCTTCCTTTCGGGCTTGCTTAGGTGTGGGCGAACAGCTGCTTCTTTCTCCGGGTGCACATCCTGAGGTTCGCGATTCCACTGCCATATGGATATCACACAGCTCTGCCACCTGAATTTGGCCTGCATTAGCTCATGATCACGCCTGCAGACCAGAAGACCGCGTAGGTTCCATTTCGGGTCAGTACCATCGTCCCGGCGGAAGCCTAGCTGACCCTGTTTGACCCGCCAAACAGAAGTTACCGAGTCAAGATCACCGTCAGCCTCAGGAACCTTGGGCTGGCTGGTCGGACACGACACACCGCTCACCGCTTTCTCTCAGATCATCATATTGTCTAATTTATTCATGTGTACTCTTtaacaataaagagtcaagccgtaccaAACTATCATATCCAAACAGTTATTGTATCAATTATTGTATCAACGCCTCTTACAGTCTGATGACAGCGGTGGTAGCTGCGTCCTTTTGGCCTGCAACACGAACAATTGTGTCTCCGAAAACCACTCGACCAACGCTTTCTACAACACAATGTCTTCAAGACTATGTGAGGGCACTTTATGGTCCCATTCATTCCTGTGCCCTCCATTCTCCTATGTGTTAAgtcatataatctatatgtgcagtcactcccacgttggttttgttgggtaaaagtgttaAGTATGGAAACTTTTGTGAAATGGcagcattctccctctcttcctttgacCTCAGGTAGCTTTACTGCAAAAAGATGTGGTACTGATTATCTCTGGTCAACAAACAAAATATCATTCATTAAGTAGTTAAATAATTTTTCTCGTTTTCAGAGTCATATTGTTTCAACTATAACAAATTCAATACGTTCGTGATTTTCTTTCAAACTGAGAATTTCCTGAAATTCTCGGTGCTTCATTCTCTTCTTATACGAGTTTCGTTTCAGCTCGTTTAATTCTCTTATTGATTTCATTTACCTTTAACACGGATATCataacatttatttcttttgtcattaaTAGCGCATCTCCTCGCCTCAACTTGGCCTCAATTTCCCTTTGGCTTCTGGTCGGTCGCGCACGTGAATCAGCTCGCTGCTACCATAGGAATAAGCATTGCATTGCTCAATGGCGGCACGTTCTATCaacgctagaacggagcttgtaatgcgatttttgtataaatttattatttgagtatagcATTTTTATCTTCCTATATCATAGTGGACAGGGATGTGCAAATCGCCTGATAGATCTACGCTCCGACATACAATAgtaggtaaaagaaaaagttatTTGCTTGATCTGCGCAACTTTTATTCGACTGGGTGTGAGCCCATACTGCCGTCCGTTCATAAATGCAAGACAAGGGTTATAGGCTAGAATCatttttcgcttattaatcatGCTCCTCTTACCCACGGAAGTTACTTGCATGTTCTGGGTAATCCCAGgtgattgtgtgattcgtgatagtatATACCCTTAGGGCATGTCAGATGTGCCCATCACAGATTCACAGAATAGAGTGGGATAATTATGGATTTTCTCATCTCGtttcagttcacttcatttcgTTTGGTAATGTATGCACAGGAGACCCCGTCAATGAAGTATTTGATTGTTTGCcaagctagacatggctaccctAGGTATAGCAGAATTTTGTAGTGAATCCGACATGTAGATTAAATAGAATTGTGGATTGCGTCCGTAGACGCAATCACGTTCACTAATGTGTACATTCCATCgcatattattaaatgttaaatCCAAAGTGGGAGttgaaaaaatattgtattaaagTAATTTTCTACTATAACATTATTGTTCAAACGAACATTAATCTTCTTGTTTGCGATTCATTCTTTGTATGAGCTCAATCTCACTTTCACTGTTACCTTTTCCTGAATAaggtttgttgttgtagttgtgggtgtaatgattgatgatatatcTCATTTGCCCGCGATTTTGCCAGCTGTGACAAGTAACACCACTATGCACATTAATTCACAtttcttattttatgtatttttctccctctgtgtGACGCCAAATATTTCATGTATATCCTCGCAGATTGCCGTTGACGTTTCCATATCTAATCTCACATCCATCAGGGATGCTTTGTAGTTCAAGCACGTCGTTGCGGACTGCTACTTACATCTCTTtcccatattttcttctttatctctgtgaaaaaaaagaaaataaaagacgaaaataaattcaaaactatcaataaaactgcagatttacatatataaaaaaactgctAGTAGCACTTACCTCTCTgttgcctctctttttctcttactatcttggcccttgcgTGTACGACCGGGTTCAGCGAATTAGCATAGCAGTTGGACCGaggatatccgacacggcaccgaaggaggaaccTGCCGCAGATACGGTCATCTAAGGACATCATCTGAAAATAAATgtaggcctgcagaccaggaggTCGTCAGAGCAGACATTAAGCTGCCTCAGGATGTAGTGGAAAGGCGCCGCCTGCCGAGATGCCCATAGATCCAGGGAATAACCAGGAACTCGTCATTGCAGATACCATTTACCCCAGGATGATGTGAAAGTGTACCACCTGGCTGGACGTCCAGTCAAACTAAAGGAACTCGTCAGAGCAAGGGCACCGCCTACACAGACACCCATAGATAATGATGAAGGCTACGAGGACGTCTGGACGAGcacgcagccgagaaggacctgggcgaGATCTGCAAGGACATATAGACGAATACGCCACCGAGTTAGGACTATGAAGacgtctagacgaatctgaagtcgaaaaggacctgtgcaagaccttcgaggatgtgtggataTCAAGGACGAATGGAtttcaccaaggaccaggaagaagaggacgacaaggactAGTAGCCACGAAGATAGATCGAGGACAGTGCATGCGAGAAGAAGATGCCCTGCCAGTCAGGTCCAGACAAGATGGGTCACCCTGTGAGGCAAATCAAATCGCCACGAGGGCGAGGCTAGAGTAGGTGGCCGAACAATAAGGCGTGCACATAAGCATGATTTGCGTAAGCCATCAGCTCAAGTTCACGCCTGCAGACCAGAAGACCACGTGGGATCCATGTGTTTTCTACTTGGGCCCTGTGTCGCCTCGACGGGAAcctagatgacgattatagcTGACTCTGTTTGACCCGCCAGTTCGCCCCCAGAAGTTACCGAATTAGATCACCACTAGCCTCCGGTCCCCCTAGGACAAGCTGGTTGGACACAACACACCGCTCAGCGTTTGCTCCCAAATCATCATATTGTTTCATTTATTCGTGTATACTCTTACTCTTCAACAATAAAGAGTCGAGCCATACCAAGCTATTACTGTCCAACCAGTTTTGGTATCTtacagtagtaattgtagtagtagtaatagcagtagtagtagtagtagcaatagtagtagtagtagcagctgcagtagtagtagtaatagtagtagcagtagaattaGTAGCAATATTACTACAAATATTATTACGATGATTATAAAGGACcaaaatgaatgaacgaatagAAAGAATTGAagcatttatttgatttttgtattgTCAGAGACTCCTGTTAAAAAGATAGTCTGGGTTCCTGACAGTTCTGTTTTGCAGATCGCATTTGtctttcaaatgaaaaaaatgaggtaaaagaaAGTACTGTAATTGGACAATCAGCATATCTATCCAATATAATTCTTGACCCTTGTAAGTAACTGTATTTCTTTGTATCTGTTTGTGAATTCGTTTCTTCGTTTAGTTtcagacgaagatgaagaagtggGGCAAAGGTGAATTCTGGGGCGTCGGCTCCGACTACGACCCCGACTGGGTGCTGACGGAGAGGCAGAAGAAGCTGCGAGACAACCTCATAGAGTTGTGCAGGACCAAGATCAGACCGCATGCTGTAAATATTATCAGAAATTACTAAAGAAATGTGGGCAAATGTATTTAGTCCCATCAATGTTTCCTTTCATCTGGTTAAAAAAATCGGTTGTTCCCAAGAACCAAGGTACACCAATCAACTGAAATGCAATACGATTATGATTAGCGTCTATCCAGATTTTGTATTATCAGGCAGACTACGACAAGAACTACACCTTCCCCCGAGAGTCCTTAAATGCCCTGGCGGAGCTCGATCTCCTGGCTCTCACTGTGCCAAAAGAACTGGGCGGTCTTGGAGAGAGTCATATATGCATCTCCATGGTGTTCGAAACCCTCGCTCGCTACGGCTGCCCCTCCACCGCTATGGTTTATAGTGAGTTTTTAGGGGGCCATTTGCATTAAGCATAAGCGGTATATAGCTAGCTCCGTATGtgattattttacatacacacacacacacacacacacacacacacacacacacacacacacacacacacacaccattttcttgctttcttttagcTGTACTCCCATACTCTTTTCGTTTAGTCTTTCTTCGTAACTTAAGTTATGGGCTTTCCATATGCATTTAACTTCTCAACTTATAGGGGTCCTATAAGTTGccgtttttattatttactttgtaGATCAACTCTTATTGGCTTTAGTACCAAAGCTTTCTTCAGGTATTAGGTTTCTCTCAATGAACTctctaatataatttttaaattcttgcattgctttgttttctgttgtttttttatacttcgcggcatttccctctttctttgtttttattcttccagcatctattatatatttccttttttctgcttccATTTATGCATATTCTATTACACTTTTTTAGCatacttattttttgtttcttcttttgtttagTCTCCACTGTGCTGACTTTTCACTCATTTGTAGCCACTGTACTGCTCTCTATCTACACTCTAATTAGCCCTAAGAAACTGCCGTCTGGCATTTCACCGCAGCTCTGCATTCCTTCCTGTTCTGCTTCAAGATTAGTAGTTCCTGTGCAATTTTCCCTGCACCATACTATCCCTTATAAACAACTTCtcaatctttcctttcctttcatcagTGCATATGACACTTTTCTGacttttttagtaaaaatttccATAAATATGACATTTTTCTATCGCAAATTTGGCATACTTATTATGTTTAAAAcgtttctttcacttctctttggtctatataaatagtttaaaacCTTTAAGAGTTGTTGGTGTCTGGCCGTCTTACTTCTAACCCAGGCTAAATATTTGACCCTCATTTTATTAATCTGCTTCCAGGTGCTTTCtaagtctatctctctatctatatagatctatctatctatatgtatgtgtgtgtgtgtttacgtgtgtgtgtgtatatatacatatatatatatatatatatatatatatatatatatatatatatatatatatatatacgtatatattaatatagatatgcatttatgtatatatatatatatatatatatatatatatatatatatatatatatacatatatatatttatacacacacgcacacacacacacacacacacacacacacacacacacacacacacacacatatatatatatatatatatatatatatatatatatatatatatatatatatataattaacacacacaccaccacgcacgcacgcacgcacgcacgcacgcacgcacacacacacacacacacacacgtgtatgtatatatgtatatatctatatttacatatatatatataaacatatatatatatatatatatatatatatatatatatatatatatatatatatatatatatatatatatatatatatatgattttcatatacacgatctatgtatatttatttgtacatattcATCATATTGAACGTCAACAGACATGCACGTGGTCGCTGTGTCCATGTTGGTCTGCGACTGCCACGACAGCCCTTATATCCAGGACCTGCTGAGGCGAATCAACAAGGAGAAATTGATTGGGACGATCGCCTTCTCCGATCCTGGAACAGGTACGTCAATCCAAGGTCCTTTGATGACTGGATTGATGAACCGGGTATGAgattcaaagaaagagagagagagagagagagagagagagagagagagagagagagagagagagagagagagagagggagagggggggggggagagaaagtctTATATAGCGTACATTAAcacatccttaaaaaaaataacttatctGAAGCTGCTGGCATTCAAAACGTATATATGcaacaaaatgaaacagaaatttCTACGTTCTCAGGAAGTCATTTCTGGTTTCCACTATCATCGAAGTGCAAGTACGTGGATGAGAACACAGTCCAACTGTTCAGGTACTGCTCGTGGGCGACCAGCTGCGGCCACGCTGACTGGTACGCCATCCAGTCCATCAGTCCGGACTTCGAAGGGGACTACTCCAGACTGACAAACTTCCTCGTGTACAAGGTGATACAATACTCTTTTGTGAAATGGTGTGTTGGAAAAGAATAATTCAAAAAGTCCCTTTTGCCCTTACAGTTTTTGATGGAAACACAGATGCAGagcaaaaattattattgatcCTTTGAATacctgtttcctttctctttaggACGAAATTCGTACCAACACCGATGACTGGAAAGCTCTGGGAATGCATGGCAACATGTCGGGTCCTATCATCGTCGAGGGAAAGTTCCCAAAGAAGAGGATACTTGGGATTCCTGGTGATGCAAAAGAGGTCAGTAAAGGTCGGTCACGGTCACGATGACAATAATCTGATAAAATAGTTTTGAAGTGAAACAGAGCAGCATTTACTGGTCTCAGACAATGATGAGACTTGTTTAACTCGAAACGTTGTGACCTTTGTTTCTTTATatgtccttcttttccttctggaATTAAGTACGTTATTTCTTATTAACTAGAACAACGATGAGTGCGCTCCCTTGGCGTTCCTAGCCAACTCTGCAATATGGAACGGTATTTCTCTCGCATGTATCGACGTGGCCAAGAAGCACGTGACCCGCAAGGCGCACGCCGACGTCGGGATGCGGGTGTGCGACTACCCGACCATCCAGGTGAGTGCAATGTTAATGAATTCCTGATCACTTTTATctgattttcatatatttttacattctatTTTCCCTCTGTTATTTGGATAATTGGTAGTGCTTGATATTTCCAGGACTATTTTggagaatgtatgtgtgacacTAATGCTTCACGGGGTCTGACACACCTGGGAGCTCTGGCTCTCGATGAGAACACCATCAGTAGCAGTAACTGTGAATCAAAGAACAAATATCGATTCGGCAGGTACGCGAATACGGACGAAGTAAATAGGGCAAAACAAGCTTTTTGTTATCTTTAAGGTTTTAACGTAACGCACTGTAACCTGGACACCTATCTTTTAAGGGACAAGTCTGCACACTGGCTTATCCAGGCGAAGCTCGTATCAGCGAAGAATGTGTGGAAAGTTAGCGATAAGATGCTTCAGGCTTGTGGCGGGTCGGGCTATAGGGTGAGTGTCTCAGAGCACCCGTGAACACGTCTTCTGTTGATTCATAATCAGATGAATAACCAAGAATTGTTTCCTTACAAATTCATTGCTTATCTTTGGTGATATTATGGTAAGACAAACATATAACTGAGTGTCCAGTAGATGTCTAATTGACTTTAATGAAAACAGTAGCAAAGGAGGCATCCCTATGGTTCGACATATAAACAGCCTATGCAGTAATTCTTGAGTTTGTCATGACAGACAGATTTAGGCTTGGAGAGACTTTTTCGAGACGGCAAAGCTGGGTGGGTGATGGCTCTCTCCAACGAGGTCGTGAGGCAGTTTGTGGGGAAAACACTTCTCGAAAATCTTGAAGCTGTTGATTTTTGGTAAGGAACAGCCTGTTTTCATCTCGCATTTTAACGATAGTAAATAAGCTTTAATCTTAAACAGAGTAA comes from Penaeus monodon isolate SGIC_2016 chromosome 2, NSTDA_Pmon_1, whole genome shotgun sequence and encodes:
- the LOC119580999 gene encoding uncharacterized protein LOC119580999, whose product is MKQSQAGLEQSQASKHSFLVLDLQYKFQTKMKKWGKGEFWGVGSDYDPDWVLTERQKKLRDNLIELCRTKIRPHAADYDKNYTFPRESLNALAELDLLALTVPKELGGLGESHICISMVFETLARYGCPSTAMVYNMHVVAVSMLVCDCHDSPYIQDLLRRINKEKLIGTIAFSDPGTGSHFWFPLSSKCKYVDENTVQLFRYCSWATSCGHADWYAIQSISPDFEGDYSRLTNFLVYKDEIRTNTDDWKALGMHGNMSGPIIVEGKFPKKRILGIPGDAKENNDECAPLAFLANSAIWNGISLACIDVAKKHVTRKAHADVGMRVCDYPTIQDYFGECMCDTNASRGLTHLGALALDENTISSSNCESKNKYRFGRDKSAHWLIQAKLVSAKNVWKVSDKMLQACGGSGYRTDLGLERLFRDGKAGWVMALSNEVVRQFVGKTLLENLEAVDFWQQKVNERVLHQEVQKMSIDERKKLANELLEDVRAEEAGREAKHPFQDSDFDNPFNTCPPAALSKVFKTEDGVAHEPALKPDTWVLFTLKSRTQLNDKMAAFEFSLPKPTDHTGCFTGQYVRVRVNFKGKEQERYFSPVSRPDDFGRIELVLRFETHGQMSQHFQALRPGDQVEFQGPCGGFEYEANQLDEVTLLASGGGITPGMQLIRAVMHNPDDRTKIKLLYSSENYDEILFRDELDRYAAKDSRLHIVHTLGESPEDWDGEEGFIDTQMIDKHVTKPNDLRQKIIMCGGPTMVLSCLYSLRSLGFPSDAIFIYGQFGTEHVRKVYGRNVQLSCHRCDSVL